The following are encoded together in the Mesoplodon densirostris isolate mMesDen1 chromosome 2, mMesDen1 primary haplotype, whole genome shotgun sequence genome:
- the HES4 gene encoding transcription factor HES-4 isoform X1 — translation MPADTPGKLRALPPAGAPAGARRTPDQPRSAAEHRKVGTRPDAVGRSGGERGADARGTQPLPAPQSSKPVMEKRRRARINESLAQLQSLLLDALRKESSRRSKLEKADILELTVKHLQSLRRVQVTAALRADPAVLGKYRAGFHECLAEVNRFLAGCEGVPADVRSRLLGHLATCLARLGPSRRPLPPAPAAEVMAPAVYAGRPPPPAFDGPCPLPRSGAVLAPPFLPGRTGAPLAAPGAAAQGRGAPWRPWLR, via the exons ATGCCTGCCGACACCCCGGGGAAGCTGAGGGCCTTGCCGCCGGCGGGAGCGCCGGCCGGTGCCCGCCGGACCCCGGACCAGCCCCGGAGTGCGGCCGAGCACCGGAAGGTGGGGACCCGGCCGGACGCGGTTGGCAGGAGCGGGGGGGAGAGGGGAGCTGACGCCCGCGGGACTCAGCCGCTGCCGGCCCCGCAGTCCTCCAAGCCCGTCATGGAGAAGCGGCGCCGAGCGCGCATCAACGAGAGCCTCGCTCAGCTCCAGAGCCTCCTCCTGGACGCCCTCAGGAAAGAG AGCTCCCGCCGCTCGAAGCTGGAGAAGGCGGACATCCTGGAGCTGACCGTGAAGCACCTGCAGAGCCTGCGGCGCGTGCAGGTGACAG CCGCCCTCCGCGCCGACCCGGCAGTCCTGGGCAAGTACCGCGCCGGCTTCCACGAGTGTCTGGCCGAGGTGAATCGCTTCCTGGCCGGCTGCGAGGGCGTCCCGGCCGACGTGCGGTCCCGCCTGCTCGGCCATCTGGCGACCTGCCTGGCCCGGCTGGGGCCCTCGCGCCGCCCGCTTCCACCGGCCCCCGCCGCCGAAGTTATGGCGCCCGCGGTGTACGCgggccgcccgccgccgccggccTTCGACGGCCCCTGCCCCTTGCCGCGCTCCGGGGCGGTCTTGGCGCCGCCCTTCCTGCCGGGCCGGACGGGGGCGCCCCTCGCCGCCCCCGGGGCCGCGGCTCAGGGCCGGGGCGCACCCTGGAGGCCGTGGCTGCGGTGA
- the HES4 gene encoding transcription factor HES-4 isoform X2, translating into MPADTPGKLRALPPAGAPAGARRTPDQPRSAAEHRKSSKPVMEKRRRARINESLAQLQSLLLDALRKESSRRSKLEKADILELTVKHLQSLRRVQVTAALRADPAVLGKYRAGFHECLAEVNRFLAGCEGVPADVRSRLLGHLATCLARLGPSRRPLPPAPAAEVMAPAVYAGRPPPPAFDGPCPLPRSGAVLAPPFLPGRTGAPLAAPGAAAQGRGAPWRPWLR; encoded by the exons ATGCCTGCCGACACCCCGGGGAAGCTGAGGGCCTTGCCGCCGGCGGGAGCGCCGGCCGGTGCCCGCCGGACCCCGGACCAGCCCCGGAGTGCGGCCGAGCACCGGAAG TCCTCCAAGCCCGTCATGGAGAAGCGGCGCCGAGCGCGCATCAACGAGAGCCTCGCTCAGCTCCAGAGCCTCCTCCTGGACGCCCTCAGGAAAGAG AGCTCCCGCCGCTCGAAGCTGGAGAAGGCGGACATCCTGGAGCTGACCGTGAAGCACCTGCAGAGCCTGCGGCGCGTGCAGGTGACAG CCGCCCTCCGCGCCGACCCGGCAGTCCTGGGCAAGTACCGCGCCGGCTTCCACGAGTGTCTGGCCGAGGTGAATCGCTTCCTGGCCGGCTGCGAGGGCGTCCCGGCCGACGTGCGGTCCCGCCTGCTCGGCCATCTGGCGACCTGCCTGGCCCGGCTGGGGCCCTCGCGCCGCCCGCTTCCACCGGCCCCCGCCGCCGAAGTTATGGCGCCCGCGGTGTACGCgggccgcccgccgccgccggccTTCGACGGCCCCTGCCCCTTGCCGCGCTCCGGGGCGGTCTTGGCGCCGCCCTTCCTGCCGGGCCGGACGGGGGCGCCCCTCGCCGCCCCCGGGGCCGCGGCTCAGGGCCGGGGCGCACCCTGGAGGCCGTGGCTGCGGTGA